Proteins encoded in a region of the Zea mays cultivar B73 chromosome 2, Zm-B73-REFERENCE-NAM-5.0, whole genome shotgun sequence genome:
- the LOC109943965 gene encoding uncharacterized protein, which produces MRCARHPYEGGVGVCAPCLRDRLLALAAAQNAASSLPPPPPPPEEQEPEPVFPRSVSPYVCRRKSDASAPRGRPPGSLLFFRTPQVGPAYGAGSGAGFEDGDIGFRRRRGRFSVLAALFGQRSEDDKRRDKEGAKYRSSWWLAGIVPRSRRSGRKDREAGLPPPSPPRRSCRGISGRGLSPVRYTDGDGEECTSPAESLWLPSPSPMRKTPCRRRSGLGAPGAGVSGFSMCISPLVRPSMARHLRGGHPPDAIVSGDLRPSPLHPLTSSASLHHCRSWKLADGGRFR; this is translated from the coding sequence ATGAGGTGCGCCAGGCACCCGTACGAGGGCGGCGTCGGCGTCTGCGCGCCGTGCCTCCGCGACCGCCTGCTCGCGCTCGCCGCCGCGCAGAACGCGGCGTCCTCgctgcccccgcccccgcccccgccggaGGAGCAGGAGCCCGAGCCGGTGTTCCCGAGGTCGGTGTCGCCGTACGTGTGCCGCCGCAAGTCCGACGCGTCGGCGCCGCGGGGGCGCCCACCGGGCAGCCTGCTCTTCTTCCGGACGCCGCAGGTCGGCCCCGCGTACGGCGCCGGATCAGGAGCCGGGTTCGAGGACGGAGACATCGGGTTCCGGAGGCGGCGCGGCAGGTTCTCCGTGCTCGCCGCGCTCTTCGGCCAGAGGTCGGAGGACGACAAACGCCGCGACAAGGAGGGGGCGAAGTACAGGTCCTCGTGGTGGCTCGCGGGGATCGTGCCGCGCTCCCGCCGTAGTGGGAGGAAGGACAGAGAGGCCGGTTTGCCGCCGCCATCCCCGCCGCGGCGCTCGTGCCGCGGGATCAGCGGCCGGGGGCTCTCGCCTGTGAGGTACACCGACGGAGACGGCGAGGAGTGcacttccccagcggagtcgctgtGGCTGCCTTCGCCGTCGCCGATGCGGAAAACCCCGTGCCGCCGCCGCTCGGGACTGGGAGCGCCCGGGGCCGGTGTCTCGGGGTTCTCGATGTGCATCAGCCCGCTCGTGCGGCCCAGCATGGCGAGGCACCTCCGTGGCGGCCACCCGCCGGACGCGATCGTCTCCGGCGATCTCCGCCCGTCGCCACTCCACCCGCTCACGTCCAGCGCCTCGCTCCACCATTGCCGCTCCTGGAAGCTCGCCGATGGTGGCCGCTTCCGGTGA